AGGACATTCACCGCAAGCGCATGGAAAAGGACCTGAATGAACTGCAGGCCCTTATTGAAGCCCACTTTGAGagcaggaagaaggaggaagaggagctcaTGTCTCTCAAGGACAGGATTGTATGTCTGCAGCCTTCCCCATCTTGTTGTTGCCACCCTCTCACCTGTGGGCACACAGCCGTGATCCTTTCCTTGCAGTCCTGACAGCAAGACCTGAGACATCCCATGTCCCTGCAAGACAGAGCTTGAGATTTGAGCCAGATCTTGTacctcagtgcctgggaagccccCGGTCTGGCTGCTGCGATGCTGTGGTGCCTAACAGAGATGCACCTTCCCCCATGGTCACTGTTCCACATGCTCCCTTGGGACATGTGGGAGCAACAGATCTGCCCTTGGGGCTCTCAGGACTTTTGGGGTCAGGGATGTGTCCTTAGGGACAGAGAGGATGCAGATTTCCCGGGGTGTTGAAGTCAAGGTCGTCTTCTTCTGCAGGAACAGCGGCGAGCggagagggcagagcagcagcggaTTCGCAGTGAGAGGGAGAAGGAGCGTCAAGCCCGCATGGCTGTGAGTCTCCCTCTGGGAACAGGAGGCTTGGGCTGGTCTTGGGTAATGCAAGCCTGGCTGTGAGGTCTCTGTTTGCTGCTGACCCACTTCTGACCCTGACAGGAAGAAAGAGCTcgcaaagaggaagaggaggcaagGAAGAAGGCTGAGGAGGAAGCGCGGAAGAAGAAAGCTTTCTCCAACATGCTGCATTTTGGAGGCTACATGCAGAAGGTGTGAGTCTACCCTGAGCAGTTGCAATGAAGCTGCTGGTGCTCCTGGGAAGGGCTCAGCCATGGGCTGGCCTCACTGTGCCAGGCGTGTTGTCAGTGTTGTAGACTGTGGTTTCTACAAGCAGAAGAATACAGGCCACCGCTGTTGGGCCACAGCAGCAATCGGAGAGCCAAAGTGAGCTGGGAGCTCTGCTTTGAAGATGCTGGCCCGGGCGGGCCCAGCCTCACctcagggacagggatgggggtgGGGCTTGTCTTGCCCACTATTGCCAAAATTTTCTTGAGGACCTCATGTGCTTCTGGTGTCCCAAAAGCTGAGAGTGTTGGGGGCAGAACTGGGGATAGGGGTAGAGCAAAGGCTGGGCAGATTTCCTACCCTCCAATGGACTGATGGTTTCCTCAGTCAGAGAAAAAAGGTGGGAAGAAGCAAACAGAGcgggaaaagaagaagaagatcCTCAGCGAACGTCGGAAGCCCCTGAACATCGACCACCTCAATGAAGACAAGCTGAGGTGAGCATGGGCTGCCGGAGGGATGGCCGGGACAGGGGATCTGCTTTGGGTTCCACCTCCTGGGGCAGGATCCTGGGCCGGGGCGGGCTGCCTGGGGCTTGCAGTCCAGTCAAGAGGGTGATGGCACAGCTGGGAGACAGGCTGTGACACACCACCAGGGACGTGGGCTCTGTGGCTCTGCCAGGCCACCACGGCCAGGCTGCTGATGACAGCGCCGGCCATCAGAGGGAGCCGCGCTCACATGCGTGGGACACGCGTGTCCCCATACGTCATCCCAACCTCACCGACGGCTCTGGTCCATGCGTGGGACCTGGCATCGCACATCCCCGTCCGGGCATGGAGCCTGCAGAGACCCGTCCTGGGGCAGAAGGCGAGATGGTGGCATcgctgccctgtccctgcagtgaGCTCCCTGTGAGCCACATCCCTTTTCTGCGCTGACACCAGCCAGCTCTTCCCACAGGGACAAGGCCAAGGAGCTATGGCAAACTATCCGTGATCTGGAGGCTGAGAAATTTGACCTGCAGGAAAAGTTCAAGCGGCAGAAATACGAGGTGAGCCGCGTGGCCCTCCAGGAGCTTGCCCTCTGTGTGCCTGGCTGCTCTGTCTGGATGCTCCCCACCTGGGAGATGA
The sequence above is a segment of the Strix uralensis isolate ZFMK-TIS-50842 chromosome 24, bStrUra1, whole genome shotgun sequence genome. Coding sequences within it:
- the TNNT2 gene encoding troponin T, cardiac muscle yields the protein MPNLVPPKIPDGERLDFDDIHRKRMEKDLNELQALIEAHFESRKKEEEELMSLKDRIEQRRAERAEQQRIRSEREKERQARMAEERARKEEEEARKKAEEEARKKKAFSNMLHFGGYMQKSEKKGGKKQTEREKKKKILSERRKPLNIDHLNEDKLRDKAKELWQTIRDLEAEKFDLQEKFKRQKYEINVLRNRVSDHQKV